AGCACATCGACGACCTGCTCGCCGCAGCCCGCACGGCCGACGCCGAGGTGCAGCGACTCGCCGCCAAGGCCGAGTACGCCGGGGAGGCCCAGCCGTACCGGCTGGAGGAGGAGGGCGACGAGGCGGCGGAGGGCGACGAGGCAGTGGACGCTGGCCGGGCAGATGCCGATGCCGAGGATGGCCGGGGCGGGGAGCGGCGGTGACCGCCTCCTCCGGCGGTGCCCTGACCGAGGCTGATTCGACCGCGATGCTGCCCGGCCCGACCAGGGGCGGCGCCCCTGGCCCGGCGGGCCCGATCACGAGTGGGCCCAGCGAGGACGACTGGGCCGCCGCGGTGGCGGCCGTGCGCCGGCTGCCGCCCGACGGCCGGGTGCTGCTGATCTGCCACATCAACCCCGACGGGGACGCGCTTGGCAGCATGCTCGGCTTCGGGCTCGGGCTGCGCCGGCTCGGCGTACGCCAACTCCAGGCGACCTTCCCCGGCCCACCGGAGGTACCCGAGCCGTTCCGTGGCCTGCCCGGTCTGGAGTTGCTGGTGCCGGCGGCCGAGGCCGACCCGGCGCCGGACCTGGTCATCTGCTTCGACGCGGCGAGTGATTCGCGGCTCGGTGAGTTGGCCGACCGGCTGACCGGCCCCGGGGCCGCGCTGGTGCTTGACCATCACGCTTCCAACACCGGCTTCGGCGACGTCCACCTGGTCGATCCGGCTGCGGCGGCGACCTCGGTGGTGGCCGAGGAGCTGCTGGCCCGGCTCGGGGTGACGCTTGACGCCGGCATCGCCGAATGCCTGTACGTGGCCCTGAGCACGGACACCGGCTCGTTCCGGTTCGACGCGACCACCCCGGCGGTGCACGAGATGGCGGCTCGCCTGCTGGCCACCGGGATCCGCCCGGGTGACATCTCCCGGCGGGTCTTCGACAGCCGCCCGTTCGGGGCGGTCCGCCTCTTCGGCGAGGTGCTCGGCCGGGCCCGGTTGGAGCCCGAGGCCGCTGGCGGGCAGGGCCTGGTGTGGACGTACGCGACGCTTGACGACCTGGCCCGGCACGAGCAGCGGCCGTACGTGCTGGAGGCCCTGATCGACCCGGTGCGGTGCACCGCGGAGGCCGATGTGAGCTGTGTCGTCAAGCAGACCGGGCCGCAGGAGTGGGCGGTTTCCCTGCGCAGCAAGGGTGCGACGGACGTCAGCCGGGTGGCCGTCGCGTTGGGTGGTGGCGGGCATCGACTCGCCGCCGGATTCACCGGTCGGGGCAGCGTCGAGGAGGTCGTCGAGCGGATCCGGGCCGAGTTGGCGGTATTCGCGTCGGAGGGCGGCACCGATCGACCGGGCTGATTTCAGGGTCGGCTCCGGGCATGTTGGCATTTCAGTGCCGGGACAGGACAGGGACAATCGGATGATGGAGCAGCCCCACGACCTTGCCGTCGAGGCACCCCGCACCTGGGAGCGTCCGGTTGTCTGCGTACCGATTCTCGTCGCCCTGTCCCTGGTCGGCGGACGCTTTTCGTCTTTCTCCACCGAGGCGAATCTCTACGTCTTCGGCGCCGGTGGGGTGCTGATCTGGCTCGGCCTGAGCAATCGGGTGCCGCGCCGCCCGGCACCCAGACGGCTGAGTTCGGGTGCGGTGTGGTGGACGGTGCCGGTGCTGGTCTTCGGGATCTTCGAGGGGGCCACCTTCA
This DNA window, taken from Micromonospora sp. FIMYZ51, encodes the following:
- a CDS encoding bifunctional oligoribonuclease/PAP phosphatase NrnA — its product is MLPGPTRGGAPGPAGPITSGPSEDDWAAAVAAVRRLPPDGRVLLICHINPDGDALGSMLGFGLGLRRLGVRQLQATFPGPPEVPEPFRGLPGLELLVPAAEADPAPDLVICFDAASDSRLGELADRLTGPGAALVLDHHASNTGFGDVHLVDPAAAATSVVAEELLARLGVTLDAGIAECLYVALSTDTGSFRFDATTPAVHEMAARLLATGIRPGDISRRVFDSRPFGAVRLFGEVLGRARLEPEAAGGQGLVWTYATLDDLARHEQRPYVLEALIDPVRCTAEADVSCVVKQTGPQEWAVSLRSKGATDVSRVAVALGGGGHRLAAGFTGRGSVEEVVERIRAELAVFASEGGTDRPG